The sequence ATAGAGCAGTCTATTCATGAATGTATAGAACTATGAGGACGTGTAGTATAGATCCTGGAAGATTCGACATTGCACATGGCATGCACCACTTCATATAGCAATATGATTCATCAAGAACAAAGTGTGTGTAACAGCTATTATTGATCTGCCTAATTAAAATAATTAAATTAATAAAacgatttttaaaaatgtgtgttaagggggcctcccgggtggcgcagtggtctagctgtgccaccagagactctgggttcgcgcccaggctctgtcgcaggcggccgcgaccgggaggtccatggggcgacgcacaattggcctagcgtcgtcctggttagggagagtttggtcggtagggatatccttgtctcatcgcgcactagcgactcctgtggcggaccgggctcagtgcacgctaaccaggtcgccaggtgcacagtgtttcctccgacacattggtggggctggcttccgggttgaatgtgcgctgtgttaagaagtagttgtgttgtgtttcggaggacgcgtggctttcgaccttcgtctctcccgagcccgtacggcaGTTGTAGTTCTGTGTATTTGGTCCatgcacacacgctcacacactccgacggagggaggggaaaggagagaatgagagcgaaggagagaggtATACTTACATAGAGGTCTGCTGCACCGTAAAACCCTTCCTGATACAtcacactgagagagaggaggagaggagaggaaagaccaGAAAGAGAGCGATGGatagaagagaagtgatgaatgGTGATTGAGGAGTGGAAGGAAATACAAGTTGTGAGgaggagcagaataaagaagagggtgtaaaagagaggagagaaaagggccGGGTgattaatatacacacacacgtgcaacATGCGAGATAAAATACCACTTCTCTTGTTTGGCCAAACGTAGCCCTTACAAGTCATATTGGAGTGATTGTGACCACTGCGCAGTAGGCCGCAATATTATCTCATGTTCAGACAAAGAAATGGTATTTCAGTGCAGCACCAAACTAACGCAATTAAGTGTATTTGTTATATCACACCATGcagtaaacgtgtgtgtgtgttttattgagTAACACTTACCCTGGGTATGTAGGTATAGCTTGCTGGGGTAGGGCTGCCCTGACAGCACTGTAGACCGGCCGGCCACGACCCCGGAGGTGGGCGCCCCTAAAGGTCGCTGCCGCTGTGGCAGCCGCCGCAGGGTACGGGAAGCcagggactgagagagacaggCCAGAGAAATCAGAGAGAGGCAAAAAAGAACAAAGAGTTAGTCTACACAAAAGAACAGTCTACAGAAAATAAACAAATAGTCTACAGAAAATAAACGGTCTACAGAAAATAACAAACAGCCTACAgaaaataacaaacaaacagtctacagaaaataacaaacaaacagtctACAGAAAATAACAAACAGTCTACAGAAAATAACAAACAGTCTACAGAAAATAACAAACAGTCTACAgaaaataacaaacaaacagtctACAGAAAATAACAAACAGTCTACAGAAAATAACAAACAGTCTAAAgaaaataacaaacaaacagtctacagaaaataacaaacaaacagtctacagaaaataacaaacaaacagtctacagaaaataacaaacaaacagtctACAGAAAATAACAAACAAAGTCTACAGAAAATGGAAACAGGCTATTTTAATTATGATGGAGATCCATTGTGGGGTGAAGTGTCCTAATATAAAGGAATACATATGGGCTAAAGCTAGTCATATCAACATCTCACCAATCTCCTATTCTGATGAAATGAGGACTAAAGCTAACAATGTTAGCATCTCACCTATATTGATGAAATGAGGACTAAAGCTAACAATGTTAGCATCTCACCTACACTGATGAaatgaggacatacagtgccttcggaaagtattcagaccccttgactttttccacatttttttttacattacagccttattctaaaattgattaaatgtttttttctcccgcatcaatttacacacaatacccaataatgacaaagcaaaaacaggtttatttgctgaaatatgacatttacataagtattcagaccctttattcagtactttgctgaagcacctttggcagtgattacagcatcaagtcttcttgggtacgacgccacaagcttggcatacatgtatttggggagtgtttcctattcttctctgcagatgctctcaagctctgtcaggttggatggggagcgttgctgcacagccattttcaggtctctccagagatgttcgatcgggcccaagtccgggctctggctgagtcactcaaggacattcagagacttgtcccaaagcctatcctgctttgtcttggctgtgtgcttagggttgttgtcctgttggaaggtgaaccttcgtcgcTAGTCCGAGGtccagagcgctctggagcaagttttaatcaaggatctctctgtactttgctccgttcatctttccctcgatccaaTCTAGTCtgccagtccctgctgctgacaaacatccccacagcatgatgccaccaccatgcttcaccgtagggatggtgccaggtttcctctagacatgatgtttggcattcaggccaaagagttcgatcttggtttcatcagaccagagaatcttgtttttcagggtctgagagtctttaggtaccttttggcaaactccaagcgagctgtcatgtgccttttactgaggagtggattctgtctggccactctaccataaaggcctgattggtaaagtgctgcagagatggttgtccttctggaaggttctcccatctccacagaggaactctggagctctgtcagagtgaccatcgggttcttggtcacctccatgaccaaggcctttctcccccgatagctcagtttggccgggcggccagcccGGTGGTTCAAACTTCTTCCTGTTAAAAAttacggaggccactgtgttcttggagacattcaatgctgcaaacatttttTCGTACCCTTCCCAgtcgacaaaatcctgtctcggagctctacggacaattgcgTTGACCTCATAGTTTGGTTTTTGCTCCGTCATGCACGgtcatctgtgggaccttatacagacaggtgtgtgcctttccaaattatgtccaatcaattgaaattgccacaggtggactccaatcaagttgtagaaacatctaagatgatcaatggaaacagcatgcaccgcagctcaattttgagtctcatagcaaagggtctgaatacgtattttatttttaatacatttgaaatgaAGACTTAAGCTAACAATGTTAGCATCTCCTAACATCAGCTGTGTTGATGAAATTAGTCTAACAATGTTAGCATCTCACCTGTATAGAGCTCTGGACTGTACATGGCTCCAACCATTGGACTCAACTTCCACCCGGCTGTAGGGGAGTTGGCATTTAATAGCCCTAATGTACATTTCACAAAAAAGAGGATAAGAAATATGAGTAACACTCAACATCTATATCTCAACAAGTTAAACATACTTTCCAATTACACCTATGTAATCACATGCAACCACATTGCTACTAATGTGTTGGTCATATTCAGCAGTTATAACCAGCAATATTATCTTTACCATAAGGTAGAGCGGCGAGCCCCTCTCCTCCATTAGAATATGGGGTGACCATTTTCTTATTGGTCATCACCCTGGCTGTGGCGTTGTTGACCTGGGTGtaagagagaggtcagaggtcaagaCAAAACGACAAGGGGTCACACCGGACCTGAGGGACAAACACCCTTGCCTGCTCCATGCACAAACAACATGGGCTCCTCCTGTATACCCAaacccatagaaatagaatgaatagaacatgCGTGGAACCGCTAACCCTGGAAAACTGACCGTTAAACTCAAAGGTACACTCACAATATCTGCCTGGTACTGTGAAGTAATAATTTCCATGATAGGGTAGACTGTTCATTCAAATAAATAGtgatgtggctcatgcaatggaatgtactctattttttgtaatgtcagtttttttaaatcacagcacagattgatgggtacacttcctgcttttacttacTGCTTTGGTCTTATGGGCATACGCGCAATGGCCGACAGaccacccattatgccatcactgacttgaatggggacacccgttctattcattctatttctatgcccGACCCACACAGTACAGGCACCAACATAACCATCAGTACTTCCAGAACAAATAGGCCCTAGATATTTGAAATATGAGTGCGTCAATACACTTAGAAATGGCTATGACTAACTCAGATAACTCAGATTATTAATACATATGTAACTAACGCAAATAAATAGAGATTAGTAAAAAACTGTGTTTGTACTTGTCAACATTTATCTGCTACTGTGAGTCGTATGAATTGAAAAAGTGACAGTAGTGTCTACGCTTGGATAAGAGGTTCATTTTGCTGATGTAAAGTGATAATGGTAATTGATTCATATATGCATTCTTTTGAAGGATAAAAAACGAGGAATTTGTGAGTATTCACAATAATTTAaccattgacacacacacacagactgaacaaaaatataaaaacatttcAGAGTAAGGCATTCAAAAGAAATCCAAGACCATTCCAGGCATTGCTACCTTTAACAAGAGGGAAAAGAGAAGGTGAAGTAAGCTTTGATGCAAAACGTTTCATCACTTGAACAGGTCACACACAGATTACACGCAGCCAGTCAAATCAAGAGCGCATCACATGACCAGAAGGTGAGCCAAACCAGCCAATCAGCAAGCATCAGATGCAGTATATATAGACCAATCAAAACATTCTGGCAGCGCTCCCAATCAAGTCACACACatcatacagagagagagagagaaggggggagaagagagcggGATGCAGGAAGAATAGCCAGTCCACATTAAAAGACATGGGAACACATAAATgatgggaggtaaagagagagtgagagagaaagaaagaaatgcaaaaaaatgtttttctcatgaacaaaaaacaaaacaaataccaAGATGCGGAAGAAACTAatcaaaacaaaataaaaaacgtCTAACCATTTGCCTACATATATGATCCAATACATGAGCTGGAATAAAGAGGgatgagacagagggatgagacagagggatgagacagagggatgagacagagagggatgagacagagagggatgagacagagagggatgagacagagagggatgagacagagagggatgagacagagagggatgagacagagagggatgagacagagagggatgagacagagagggatgagacagagagggatgagacagagagggatgagacagagagggatgagacagagagggatgagacagagagggatgagacagagagggatgagacagagagggatgagacagagagggatgagacagagagggatgagacagagagggatgagacAGAATAAAGAGATAGAAGATGGGGGTGCAAATGTCATTCCTCAAAAAACCAAATCAAACCATGACCGTGAAACACTGTCAGGCATTGCAATTCAGTGTCGCACGACAAATAACTAGAAGCAGACACCAATATAACACACCATCCAAAACCAAACCATTGctcaacatttttaaaaagaaacTCCTCGTGAACATAATCAAAGTCCGGGCAGATAATCCAATTAAATATACTATCCTATTGAGAGTCAGATGTGATACTGATGGTGGTTTCAAGATGATCTTCTCTCTCGTGGTGGTCTCCATTGGCAACTAGTTTGAAAATATTTTATATACTCGATATCAGTTGCATATCCTTAGCTTGTACAAAGTGTCATTTAACCTTAGTTTTAATGTGAAGAATAGACTACGTTGCCCTTCTACATGGACAACTACAGCCAGCGCACAAAACCTACCGTCTCGTTGCCAAGACTGACTTCTACCACAACGCGTTCATGCTTTATCATGCCAATCCACTACTAGTGTACCAAACAAAATGCTGTTGAAGCAAAGCAATCTACCGTTTGGTATTCACTAAAGAAAGGTAGCTAATACATAACATAGAGATGACAGTGGCACTATATGATACAGACGACAAGAGATAGTCAACCATGCAGGAAGTCAATAGCTCTAGAATTAATGTTTGAATGCAGTTAGAGTGGTGAATGGAATTAATGCATAAAGTGGTAGTCAGTTGCGCTTGCAGATGCGTTTTATATCAGCTTATCTTAATGTTACAGAAAGAGTCTGGAAGGCCATGCGGTCCAAATGCCATTGTTTTTTCTAATCAGCATTTTATTCGCCAGCTCTACAATCAATCACAGGATTAGCCAATCAGATCCTTTCGATCAAACCCTGCCGGGTCACGGACactttaattgtattttttttgtgtgtagggTGCACTTTATCTTTATTTGGCGgatagggggggggggtcattcaAAAATGATGCCATGTGTACACAACTTACCATTGCTGGGGAAACGGTGTGAGGACACGCGAGCGGTTACCGTGGAGACTGACAACAACACAGAAATCATCAGGGGGAATAGAGAAAATATAATAAGAAATTAACCAAAACAAAAACAACCAATGAGGTGATGAAAAGCAACCACCCCCACCCTGAGGTACACAGAGGAAGTGATGTCATGAAGTGATGTCACAGGTGATTGGTCACCTTTTGACACAAAGCTGACCTCTATTGATGTAACTACTACAAATACCCAATACATATGAGCAGATACAGCCATACACAtatgggagacagagggggacagttGAGGGATCAATCTAGAAGCCTATGGGTCAGGGAGAAGTCACTGAACTTTTCAACACAACCAGTGTTGGGGGTAACGCCTTGTAAATGAACGTgctacagtaataataatactttttgtGGTAACGAGTAATATATCAGAGTTACTGttcaaattataataataatattacagTTATCATTCCCTTCCTATTACACTTATTGATCCAAATTAATGTGTGAGATTATTATTCCCTCTGTTGGCGctatttatatacatatataaaaaaaattatgTCCTCTCACCAAGTTCCTGTTTATGCATGCACACACTACTACTGACTGCTTAAGTGAGGACGATGGGAAAATGGCAGAAGCGTCTAAAACACTTGTTTTCCCAGCGTGGAAGTACTCCCATTACTTTAATTTGGTAGGACAAGATGACAAGAATAACATAGTAAAATGTCAACTCTGCCCAGGTGAGAAGAGAAACACCTGACCCTGCTGCTGAAGATGACTGTAGGCCTACCTCATCTTAATGGTTCAAGAGGACAGGCTGTGACCCAGGGAGAGCTGAACCAGCTTGTAGCTGGGTATGTAGTAGAGGAAATGTTGCCCTTATCCTCAGTAGACATTATGTCTGTCATTACTCGGCTAATTGTGTTGGTGCATAGGCCGACGTAGGGTAATGTTGACATTGTTTACATTGAGTGAGAAAGCGCAGCGTTTTGGGGTGTAACACAAAAGTAATAAAGAGTAGTGTAACTAATTACTTTCCCCAGGGAGTAATAAGTAAAGTAATTCATTAATGTTGAAAgaagtaatatataatataactttttttgtaaaaaaaacaaacataacaaAATACTCTATTGGAGTACACTTAAAAGGGAGAatggacagacggagagaggggtATATCGACTAGGCTTGGGCAGTATAGCATTTATACCGTATACTAGGGTACTTGGAAAAAGCCACGGGATGTTTTTTTCCAATACTCTCAAAATGATTTATTTGAAGTTTCTCAATAATTTTGAATATTTGTAGTAACTTTTTTAAGttaatacctgcagtcaacttgtgcaatacattCAGCGTTAAAGCAGATTGGGTTCTTCATTTCACCGCTCTTACGTTCTGAAGTTTACCgcagttccccagaacagttgagccagtcaagTGTTTGTTTGTAAATGGCAGAAGTGTGGACttgagtcacatgacttggagtcacaaatatgatgacttgcaactcgactttgacttcaacaccaatgactcgtgtcttgacttggacttgagccttatGACTCGACCTCGCTTGATGcccaaatataaaaaataatgatatttaaaaaaaataataatgtgcagcGCATCAATTCTTcatttaacggattacagtttgaatcggacagcagccaatcaaattgtgccagctgagaaaaatTTGTGCATGGCAGTGCAGAGGAATGTCGCcgggtgaattcagatggagcccttggaaagatgatacccaaaattattattttcagtTATAAAGACgacgctgtatcaacaaaaaccggattgcaacttgcaaaacatgcaGGAAGAAAATTAGACGGAGGCGTAACAATTTCcaactttgttcgacatttgaagctgTACAAAGAACGTAAGTCGTGGCTAATAGAGCCaacagctatatattttattactttactagTGTATCATGTAGGCAACGTAatgttaaatcaatgagcctccacacagtcagtcagttcaGGAATGTGATCActgcacccaagattgagctacaactgcCTGATGATCCTAAAACAAGGTTGGGCAATTATGTACAAACCTACAGTGCCCGATAGCGATCCTCGATAGTCGATCActattggggggaggggggggggggctacccatgtatttccgTGGAAATATAAcgtttatttggaaagtaatacATATAGttatttttaaaagcattcatgatttgcgtaaatgtaatatactaactattactcttgttaaaaatatgaaatggtattacatttggtgaagagcacattaggacttgtttaggactcgaaactcaaagttaaagacttgagacttgacggtcttgacttgagacttgactcggaCTTGCCTGTCTCGACTTGGGAGTTGGGCgacaatgacttggtcccacctctggcaAATGCACAACAGGAGACAGCGGGAGCTGGTGAGACCATTGCGTTGTAAATCTATCGGCCGGTCACTGTTGTGCGCCGCACGAGGCGATGAAGTTACACTCATACAATTCACTACGAAATGTTTGCCATCAGATATCTTATCCCGGCTTTCTGCCGTGTGTGAGAAGTCAAAGGGGTCTTAGTTATCTGCCATGTTCCCCCTGTGCTTCCTTACTAGCAGGTTTTTTCCTCCTCCGTTCTTCTCACCTCTGCTGGATGTACACATGCTGGATCTTCATTCAGAAAAGCATGCATCACaactttgttcatttgcacaattTCTCTCAGTCACCTTCGCTTGTACAAGTCCAGACGCAACGAAAATGACATTCGGTAGCTATTAGCTATGattgtataactttatgagcaGGATTTCCCGGTCTTTGCAAATAGTTTGTTGTTAGCATTCTAGTAATAGATGCCCAACGGGCTTTTTATTTTGGTTTTTAGTGCCCCTTGTGGGCTATGCCGGTAATACCGTAAAATCCTGGGATGGCAGGTAGGAcggtatgaaaatctggataccgcccaagcctaataTGGACAGGTGTTGAGGGTCACAAACAAACACAGGTTGatataaggagagagagacaaacaaggaTAGACAGACCGACCGGCAtgaagatagagaaagagatggagcagaacagaacagggggggaaagagggaggaagacagcCGTATCATCGTCACTCGTcactctctccatcgctctcgctctccctccccctcttcccccgtatttctctctctcacccgcaCATTTagacacacatccacacagcAGAGGAGTGCATAATGGTTGAGAGCATGCAGAAGAGCTCAAAATAAAGCATGGATCTAAAACCAAGAGCCAAAGCGATGGCAGAGCATGAGGCGTTGTCCTTCCGACATCTTCCAAGTCATGCTGACAAAGAAGACCAGAGGCATCGCAGCAGAACTCGTCCCCATTACACCAGGTATTACTCTTGGGAAAGGGGGATGCAAGTGAGGGTGAGGTGTGGGTTGCCTTTATTTAATGAGTGACATATAGACCCCAAAAATCACCAGTGAATCTATAAGCAGCAGATCAAACACTTCACCACCACACTCCCTCAGGGCAGAGTCTCATACCAACACCTGCCAACACCTAATGCATGCAGCAATGTCACCATACAGCAATGTCACCATACAGCAATGTCATCATACAGCAATGTCACCATACAGCAACGTAATCAAACTACTTCAATACTGGGCACTGACTCACAATCAAGCACACAGGTATCGGAATGTAAGGGAAAGAAAAGGAGGCAATCTTTTATGACGTCACATCACCTGACCGGTCTTCTGAAACACGATTGGTAGCCCATGCAAGAGAATCTCTCACAAACACAAGCAAGCATGGTTGTTTGTCAGAAGAAGAAagtaaaggaagagaggagagggagaacgtCCCCTCTAAAATAGTGAACACCAATAAAGCCCGGATTCTGATGGCGgaaatgatggtgatgatggataTAAAGAAGGGGGTGCAGCAGAGAAAACAAGACACGCCCTCTCGCATGCCGTGTCATAAGCAGCATCCAGAGGCACAGTGTGTAAAGGTGTCACGTGAAAACACTGTTCCCAGACCATTTTGTTGCCAAACCACCCAGCATGCTTTGCAATCCAGGCAGACCCATAAAGCTGAAGATCAAAACGTGCAAATGGACAGTGCGCgaaacaggaagtgatgtaaAACCAAGACATCGTGCGCATCGATCTTTCTGTGAGGCACCACCGCACCATGCTGGAAGGGGGTTATTATAACACTAAACACAAACAGACTCCCCGAAACCATTTGAGACAGTTCAACTGGAGATGGAGGAGCATACTAAGCCAACCGGACATAATTTCACTGCTGAACATGGGACAAAGACGAAAAACAAAATGGCCACCGTTCTTGGAGGGTAAATTACCTCAACCTTGCGTCCTTCCACCAGAGTTCCGTGGAGAGCAGCTCTGGCCTTCTCAGCGTCTGCGCTCGTCTCAAACGTCACAAAGCCAAAACCCTAGAGAGGAAATGGGGTTGAGGATGGAAACAGAAGGGGATGGAGCGGGAAACCAGAGGGTTGGAATATAAGAGAAGGATAAGGGATATGAAGAAATGTGCGTAAGCTATGTCCACTCTGTGCAGAGTATTATGTCATGTAACTTAAAATGAACAGGTTTGGTAGGTTGATGTGTACATGTCATACCTTCGATCCTCTCTCGTTGAATATGATCTCTACGTCGAGGATCTTTCCAAATTGCTgtaaggaaaaaaaaaaaaggggggcAGCATCAATAAGCATGGCACTGCAAACTACtgcattgaaaatgaaatacaaaaattGAACACAAGGCGTCAGTATTGTACCGGACATATAAACTAGCAGAAATCATGCTGAACTTTTTAATGACCAGTTCTATTCCTCTTAGAGCAGAGAATTGAGAGGCACTTTTTCCTGCTCCGTATTTAGGAACCTTTACTAAAACGCTCATTTAAAAGTCctaaaatggatgtagcaatcaCAGATTGCTCCTTTAAATCACTAACTAATCTAGAATGTCAGGTTTGTGGATGGGGAAAAAGGACAATATTCCTAGTCTTGTACCCCAAACATCTGCCGGAGGTCAGGGTCTCTGAAGCGGAAGGGAATGTTGGAGACGTGGAGGCGTTTGGGGGTCCCCTTCTCTGAGTCGTCACCTACGGAACCCCCGCTAACACCTCCTGTACACACCAACTGG is a genomic window of Oncorhynchus keta strain PuntledgeMale-10-30-2019 unplaced genomic scaffold, Oket_V2 Un_contig_1042_pilon_pilon, whole genome shotgun sequence containing:
- the LOC118371758 gene encoding RNA binding protein fox-1 homolog 2-like isoform X5, which gives rise to MFGQFGKILDVEIIFNERGSKGFGFVTFETSADAEKARAALHGTLVEGRKVEVNNATARVMTNKKMVTPYSNGGEGLAALPYGLLNANSPTAGWKLSPMVGAMYSPELYTVPGFPYPAAAATAAATFRGAHLRGRGRPVYSAVRAALPQQAIPTYPGVMYQEGFYGAADLYGGYAAYRYAQPTAVAGPAGAAAAAAAAYSDGYGRVYTTDPYHAALNPATAAAYGVGAMATLYRGGYSRFAPY
- the LOC118371758 gene encoding RNA binding protein fox-1 homolog 2-like isoform X2 yields the protein MNTMMGLYYPSVLSGSQDAGGGQEGLVPPSFSAFPPPPPPPPQNGLALEYGASLYAAGAIQGSVEAGQAGLNTPTSVPNSLTTHSDVSSQIDTQLVCTGGVSGGSVGDDSEKGTPKRLHVSNIPFRFRDPDLRQMFGQFGKILDVEIIFNERGSKGFGFVTFETSADAEKARAALHGTLVEGRKVEVNNATARVMTNKKMVTPYSNGGEGLAALPYGLLNANSPTAGWKLSPMVGAMYSPELYTVPGFPYPAAAATAAATFRGAHLRGRGRPVYSAVRAALPQQAIPTYPGVMYQEGFYGAADLYGGYAAYRYAQPTAVAGPAGAAAAAAAAYSDGYGRVYTTDPYHAALNPATAAAYGVGAMATLYRGGYSRFAPY
- the LOC118371758 gene encoding RNA binding protein fox-1 homolog 2-like isoform X1, which encodes MNTMMGLYYPSVLSGSQDAGGGQEGLVPPSFSAFPPPPPPPPQNGLALEYGASLYAAGAIQGSVEAGQAGLNTPTSVPNSLTTHQSDVSSQIDTQLVCTGGVSGGSVGDDSEKGTPKRLHVSNIPFRFRDPDLRQMFGQFGKILDVEIIFNERGSKGFGFVTFETSADAEKARAALHGTLVEGRKVEVNNATARVMTNKKMVTPYSNGGEGLAALPYGLLNANSPTAGWKLSPMVGAMYSPELYTVPGFPYPAAAATAAATFRGAHLRGRGRPVYSAVRAALPQQAIPTYPGVMYQEGFYGAADLYGGYAAYRYAQPTAVAGPAGAAAAAAAAYSDGYGRVYTTDPYHAALNPATAAAYGVGAMATLYRGGYSRFAPY
- the LOC118371758 gene encoding RNA binding protein fox-1 homolog 2-like isoform X4, which encodes MNTMMGLYYPSVLSGSQDAGGGQEGLVPPSFSAFPPPPPPPPQNGLALEYGASLYAAGAIQGSVEAGQAGLNTPTSVPNSLTTHQSDVSSQIDTQLVCTGGVSGGSVGDDSEKGTPKRLHVSNIPFRFRDPDLRQMFGQFGKILDVEIIFNERGSKGFGFVTFETSADAEKARAALHGTLVEGRKVEVNNATARVMTNKKMVTPYSNGGEGLAALPYGLLNANSPTAGWKLSPMVGAMYSPELYTVPGFPYPAAAATAAATFRGAHLRGRGRPVYSAVRAALPQQAIPTYPGVMYQEGFYGAADLYNSVSGH
- the LOC118371758 gene encoding RNA binding protein fox-1 homolog 2-like isoform X3, which translates into the protein MNTMMGLYYPSVLSGSQDAGGGQEGLVPPSFSAFPPPPPPPPQNGLALEYGASLYAAGAIQGSVEAGQAGLNTPTSVPNSLTTHQSDVSSQIDTQLVCTGGVSGGSVGDDSEKGTPKRLHVSNIPFRFRDPDLRQMFGQFGKILDVEIIFNERGSKGFGFVTFETSADAEKARAALHGTLVEGRKVEVNNATARVMTNKKMVTPYSNGGEGLAALPYGLLNANSPTAGWKLSPMVGAMYSPELYTVPGFPYPAAAATAAATFRGAHLRGRGRPVYSAVRAALPQQAIPTYPGIVFQDISGRLPQGGYAAYRYAQPTAVAGPAGAAAAAAAAYSDGYGRVYTTDPYHAALNPATAAAYGVGAMATLYRGGYSRFAPY